The Saccharothrix variisporea genome has a segment encoding these proteins:
- a CDS encoding SRPBCC family protein has translation MSLHRYRFRSVWTVDNPPPETFDVLADLGSYPKWWPEVRVAQQIGDRAARLRCRSALPYDLVFEAHHNTEDRASGLLRADLVGDLEGTASWRVLPDGRTGTRLVYTQEVEVTKPLVRRLALIARPLLKANHELMMRNGRRGLRTYLAGFRAARES, from the coding sequence GTGTCCCTGCACCGCTACCGCTTCCGCAGCGTCTGGACGGTGGACAACCCGCCGCCCGAGACGTTCGACGTGCTCGCGGACCTCGGCAGCTACCCGAAGTGGTGGCCCGAGGTCCGCGTGGCCCAGCAGATCGGGGACCGGGCGGCCCGGCTGCGCTGCCGGTCCGCGCTGCCCTACGACCTGGTCTTCGAGGCCCACCACAACACCGAGGACCGCGCGTCCGGCCTCCTGCGCGCGGACCTGGTGGGCGACCTGGAGGGCACCGCGAGCTGGCGCGTCCTCCCCGACGGCCGCACCGGCACCCGCCTGGTCTACACCCAGGAGGTCGAGGTGACGAAGCCGCTGGTCCGCCGCCTGGCCCTGATCGCCCGACCGCTGCTGAAGGCCAACCACGAACTCATGATGCGCAACGGTCGCCGGGGCCTGCGCACCTACCTCGCCGGCTTCCGCGCGGCCCGGGAGAGCTAG
- a CDS encoding maleylpyruvate isomerase family mycothiol-dependent enzyme: MSFADAAQVRSAETSVPAPREQSPAAQDAVAGLVEVERATQALYEVVDGLDHAFLRGPSRLPGWSRAHVVTHLARNADALVNLLTWAKTGVEHPMYPSAADRDADIEEGAGRPPQLLRADLDAACQRFAAAAHALPATAWEAEVVHPRTGVFLAHRVPWLRLRELWFHLVDLDAGVDFGDLPDHLLEAFVDDAVGQYADRADVPDVRVEVTLPEGRQRSWELTATSGPTVSGSAADVLGWLTGRHSGALLNGTAPTLPRWL, translated from the coding sequence ATGAGCTTCGCTGATGCCGCCCAGGTCCGATCCGCCGAGACGAGCGTACCCGCGCCGCGCGAGCAGTCGCCCGCCGCGCAGGACGCCGTCGCCGGCCTCGTCGAGGTGGAACGGGCGACACAGGCGCTCTACGAGGTCGTGGACGGCCTCGACCACGCGTTCTTGCGCGGACCGAGCCGGTTGCCGGGTTGGAGCCGGGCGCACGTCGTGACGCATCTCGCACGCAACGCCGACGCGCTGGTCAACCTGCTGACGTGGGCGAAGACCGGCGTCGAGCACCCGATGTACCCGAGCGCCGCCGACCGCGACGCCGACATCGAGGAGGGCGCGGGCCGCCCGCCGCAACTGCTGCGGGCCGACCTGGACGCGGCCTGCCAGCGCTTCGCCGCCGCCGCCCACGCCCTGCCCGCCACCGCGTGGGAGGCCGAGGTCGTGCACCCGCGCACCGGGGTGTTCCTGGCCCACCGGGTGCCGTGGCTGCGGCTGCGGGAGCTATGGTTCCACCTGGTCGACCTCGACGCCGGCGTCGACTTCGGCGACCTGCCCGACCACCTGCTGGAGGCGTTCGTGGACGACGCGGTCGGGCAGTACGCCGACCGCGCCGACGTGCCGGACGTGCGCGTGGAGGTCACCCTGCCCGAGGGCCGTCAGCGCAGCTGGGAGCTGACCGCGACCAGCGGTCCGACGGTCAGCGGGTCGGCGGCGGACGTGCTCGGGTGGCTGACCGGCCGCCACAGCGGCGCGCTGCTGAACGGCACCGCGCCCACGCTGCCCAGGTGGCTCTGA
- the uvrA gene encoding excinuclease ABC subunit UvrA gives MADRLVVRGAREHNLRGVDLDLPRDSLIVFTGLSGSGKSSLAFDTIFAEGQRRYVESLSAYARQFLGQMDKPDVDFIEGLSPAVSIDQKSTSRNPRSTVGTITEVYDYLRLLYARAGKPHCPTCGEAISKQTPQQIVDQVLAMEQGTKFQVLAPVIRGRKGEYLDLFSTLQSQGYSRAKVDGVVYALGEVPKLKKQEKHHIAVVIDRLTVKASAKQRLTDSVETALRLADGLVELEFVDVPENDPGRVRGFSENLACPNGHPLAIEDLEPRSFSFNSPYGACPTCTGIGVRKEVDPELVVPDDELSLSEGAIAPWATGQTAEYFARLLEALALTIGFRMDTPWRQLPAKAQKAILHGVPEQVNVRYKNRYGRERSYYANYEGVIPFLERRQEQTESEYMREKYEGYMREVPCPVCQGTRLKPEILAVTLHHGRKGDKSIAEVCAMSVQECSEFLDGLKLGKREALIAGAVLKEIQARLHFLLDVGLNYLSLDRASATLSGGEAQRIRLATQIGSGLVGVLYVLDEPSIGLHQRDNHRLIETLTRLRDLGNTLIVVEHDEDTIRTSDWVVDIGPGAGEHGGQVVHSGPYQELLKNKKSITGDYLSGRKQIPMPTSRRKVDKKRQLTVVGAREHNLRGIDVSFPLGCLVSVTGVSGSGKSTLVNDILATVLANKLNGARQVPGRHTRVKGLEQVDKLVQVDQSPIGRTPRSNPATYTGVFDHIRKLFAATTEAKVRGYQPGRFSFNVKGGRCEACAGDGTIKIEMNFLPDVYVPCEVCKGARYNRETLEVHYKGKTISEVLDMPIEEAATFFEPINAIHRHLRTLVDVGLGYVRLGQPAPTLSGGEAQRVKLASELQKRSTGKTVYILDEPTTGLHFEDIRKLLGVINGLVDKGNTVIVIEHNLDVIKVSDWLVDMGPEGGSGGGTVVAEGTPEDVAEVEQSYTGQFLREVLGTDAAVAG, from the coding sequence GTGGCTGACCGCCTCGTCGTACGCGGCGCACGCGAGCACAACCTGCGAGGGGTGGACCTCGACCTGCCGAGGGACAGCCTCATCGTGTTCACCGGGCTGTCCGGCTCGGGCAAGTCCAGCCTGGCCTTCGACACGATCTTCGCCGAGGGGCAGCGCCGGTACGTCGAGTCGCTGTCGGCCTACGCGCGCCAGTTCCTCGGGCAGATGGACAAGCCCGACGTCGACTTCATCGAGGGTCTGTCGCCGGCGGTGTCGATCGACCAGAAGTCGACCAGCCGCAACCCGCGCTCCACGGTCGGCACGATCACCGAGGTCTACGACTACCTGCGCCTGCTCTACGCCCGCGCGGGCAAGCCGCACTGCCCCACCTGCGGCGAGGCCATCTCCAAGCAGACGCCGCAGCAGATCGTGGACCAGGTCCTGGCCATGGAGCAGGGCACCAAGTTCCAGGTGCTCGCACCGGTCATCCGGGGCCGCAAGGGCGAGTACCTCGACCTGTTCTCCACGCTCCAGTCGCAGGGCTACTCGCGCGCGAAGGTGGACGGCGTGGTCTACGCGCTGGGCGAGGTGCCCAAGCTCAAGAAGCAGGAGAAGCACCACATCGCGGTGGTGATCGACCGCCTGACCGTCAAGGCGAGCGCCAAGCAGCGGCTCACCGACTCGGTGGAGACCGCGCTGCGCCTGGCGGACGGCCTGGTGGAGCTGGAGTTCGTCGACGTCCCGGAGAACGACCCGGGCCGCGTGCGCGGCTTCTCCGAGAACCTGGCCTGCCCCAACGGCCACCCGCTGGCGATCGAGGACCTGGAGCCGCGGTCGTTCTCGTTCAACTCCCCCTACGGCGCCTGCCCCACGTGCACCGGCATCGGCGTGCGCAAGGAGGTCGACCCGGAGCTGGTCGTCCCGGACGACGAGCTGTCGCTGTCCGAGGGCGCGATCGCACCGTGGGCCACCGGCCAGACCGCCGAGTACTTCGCCCGCCTGCTGGAGGCGCTGGCGCTGACCATCGGGTTCCGCATGGACACCCCGTGGCGGCAGCTGCCCGCCAAGGCGCAGAAGGCGATCCTGCACGGCGTGCCGGAGCAGGTGAACGTCCGCTACAAGAACCGGTACGGCCGCGAGCGCTCCTACTACGCCAACTACGAGGGCGTGATCCCGTTCCTGGAGCGCCGCCAGGAGCAGACCGAGTCCGAGTACATGCGGGAGAAGTACGAGGGCTACATGCGGGAGGTGCCGTGCCCGGTGTGCCAGGGCACCCGCCTCAAGCCGGAGATCCTGGCCGTCACGCTGCACCACGGCCGCAAGGGCGACAAGTCCATCGCCGAGGTCTGCGCCATGTCGGTGCAGGAGTGCTCGGAGTTCCTCGACGGGCTCAAGCTGGGCAAGCGCGAGGCGCTGATCGCGGGCGCGGTGCTCAAGGAGATCCAGGCCCGCCTGCACTTCCTGCTCGACGTCGGCCTCAACTACCTGTCCCTCGACCGGGCGTCCGCCACGCTGTCGGGTGGTGAGGCGCAGCGCATCCGGTTGGCCACGCAGATCGGGTCCGGCCTGGTCGGCGTGCTGTACGTGCTGGACGAGCCGTCCATCGGCTTGCACCAGCGCGACAACCACCGCCTGATCGAGACCCTGACCCGGCTGCGCGACCTGGGCAACACGCTCATCGTGGTCGAGCACGACGAGGACACCATCCGCACGTCGGACTGGGTGGTCGACATCGGTCCGGGCGCGGGCGAGCACGGCGGCCAGGTCGTGCACAGCGGCCCGTACCAGGAGCTGCTGAAGAACAAGAAGTCGATCACCGGCGACTACCTGTCGGGCCGCAAGCAGATCCCGATGCCCACGAGCAGGCGCAAGGTCGACAAGAAGCGCCAGCTCACGGTCGTCGGCGCGCGCGAGCACAACCTGCGCGGCATCGACGTGTCCTTCCCGCTGGGGTGCCTGGTGTCGGTCACCGGCGTGTCCGGCTCGGGCAAGTCCACGCTGGTCAACGACATCCTGGCCACGGTGCTGGCGAACAAGCTCAACGGCGCCCGCCAGGTGCCGGGCCGCCACACCCGGGTCAAGGGCCTGGAGCAGGTGGACAAGCTGGTGCAGGTCGACCAGTCGCCGATCGGCCGCACACCCCGGTCCAACCCGGCCACCTACACGGGCGTGTTCGACCACATCCGCAAGCTGTTCGCGGCCACCACCGAGGCGAAGGTGCGCGGCTACCAGCCGGGCCGGTTCTCGTTCAACGTCAAGGGCGGGCGCTGCGAGGCGTGCGCCGGCGACGGCACGATCAAGATCGAGATGAACTTCCTGCCGGACGTCTACGTCCCGTGCGAGGTGTGCAAGGGCGCGCGGTACAACCGCGAGACGCTGGAAGTGCACTACAAGGGCAAGACCATCTCCGAGGTCTTGGACATGCCGATCGAGGAGGCCGCGACCTTCTTCGAGCCGATCAACGCCATCCACCGCCACCTGCGCACCCTGGTCGACGTCGGCCTCGGGTACGTGCGGCTGGGCCAGCCCGCGCCCACCCTGTCCGGCGGCGAGGCGCAGCGCGTGAAGCTGGCGTCGGAGCTGCAGAAGCGGTCCACCGGCAAGACGGTGTACATCCTCGACGAGCCGACCACGGGCTTGCACTTCGAGGACATCCGCAAGCTGCTGGGCGTGATCAACGGCCTGGTGGACAAGGGCAACACGGTGATCGTGATCGAGCACAACCTCGACGTGATCAAGGTGTCGGACTGGCTGGTCGACATGGGCCCCGAGGGCGGCTCGGGCGGCGGCACGGTCGTCGCCGAGGGCACCCCGGAGGACGTGGCCGAGGTCGAGCAGAGCTACACCGGCCAGTTCCTGCGCGAGGTGCTCGGCACGGACGCGGCGGTGGCGGGGTAA
- a CDS encoding MBL fold metallo-hydrolase: MDVLDDYTGHVDPNGPAARRTLGELTITKLSVGAMDNNTYLLVCRATNEALLIDAAADPTRISDLVGHTLERPRLKTVVTTHRHQDHWGALGAVAGANGSNTVAHELDAPVLPIPPDQLVSHGDTVMVGRVPLSVIHLRGHTPGSIALLYRSASEGAHLFTGDSLFPGGVGRTTSPEDFTSLFTDVKERIFDVLPDDTWFYPGHGDDSTLGKERPHLDEWRARGW; encoded by the coding sequence GTGGACGTACTTGACGACTACACGGGACACGTCGACCCGAACGGCCCCGCCGCCCGCCGCACGCTGGGCGAACTGACGATCACCAAGCTCAGCGTGGGTGCGATGGACAACAACACCTACCTGCTGGTGTGCCGTGCGACCAACGAGGCCCTGCTGATCGACGCGGCAGCCGACCCGACCCGCATCTCGGACCTGGTGGGCCACACCCTGGAACGCCCACGCCTGAAAACCGTCGTCACCACCCACCGCCACCAGGACCACTGGGGCGCCCTGGGCGCGGTCGCGGGTGCCAACGGCTCGAACACGGTGGCGCACGAGCTGGACGCGCCGGTCCTGCCGATCCCGCCGGACCAGCTGGTGTCCCACGGCGACACGGTGATGGTCGGCCGGGTGCCTCTTTCGGTGATCCACTTGCGCGGCCACACGCCGGGGTCGATCGCCCTGCTCTACCGGTCGGCGTCGGAGGGGGCGCACTTGTTCACCGGCGACTCGCTGTTCCCGGGCGGGGTGGGGCGGACGACGTCGCCGGAGGACTTCACGTCGTTGTTCACGGACGTGAAGGAGCGGATCTTCGACGTGCTGCCGGACGACACGTGGTTCTACCCGGGCCACGGCGACGACTCGACGCTGGGCAAGGAACGCCCTCACCTGGACGAGTGGCGCGCCCGCGGCTGGTGA
- a CDS encoding response regulator transcription factor, with amino-acid sequence MRIRVLVADESGLERVALTALLRLEGDLDVVASAADGESTVAAAVAHTPDVVLAGLLDGFAVARDLAPLLPSCAVVVLTGTGVPHARQALVTGAKAVLPKSSPSGVLADVVRRVHAGGRYLHPALAADVLVPAPCPLTPRELEALRLVAYDTPVAEVAGRMGLSPGTVRNYLSAAVTKLGAEGTAGAVAAARDNGWL; translated from the coding sequence GTGCGCATCCGCGTGCTGGTGGCCGACGAGTCGGGCCTGGAACGGGTGGCGCTGACGGCGTTGCTGCGGCTGGAGGGCGACCTCGACGTGGTGGCCTCGGCGGCGGACGGCGAGTCGACGGTGGCCGCCGCCGTGGCGCACACCCCGGACGTGGTGCTGGCCGGTCTCCTCGACGGCTTCGCGGTGGCCCGGGACCTGGCGCCGCTGCTGCCGTCGTGCGCGGTGGTCGTCCTGACCGGCACCGGCGTGCCCCACGCCCGGCAGGCCCTGGTGACGGGGGCGAAGGCGGTGCTGCCGAAGTCGTCCCCGTCCGGGGTGCTGGCGGACGTGGTGCGGCGGGTGCACGCCGGCGGGCGGTACCTGCACCCGGCGCTGGCGGCGGACGTGCTGGTGCCGGCACCGTGCCCGTTGACGCCACGCGAGTTGGAAGCCCTGCGCCTGGTCGCCTACGACACCCCGGTGGCGGAGGTCGCCGGGCGCATGGGCCTGTCGCCGGGGACGGTCCGCAACTACCTGTCGGCGGCCGTGACGAAGCTGGGGGCGGAGGGCACGGCGGGTGCGGTCGCCGCCGCCCGCGACAACGGCTGGCTGTGA